The Arachis ipaensis cultivar K30076 chromosome B07, Araip1.1, whole genome shotgun sequence genome includes a window with the following:
- the LOC107606428 gene encoding uncharacterized protein LOC107606428 isoform X3: MSNVNPNPERVLAIPVKKSDPVGLYRPLRKFVATKYSESDAQKVESILETLNNCRRDMVERGDLSLPMQRDCLVHYFKCLCMVEPLFTAISSDADADPIIFVWYDAFSSERENGVSSQRNSIQLEKAAVIFNLGAICSQIGASCDRTTALGRHLAMDAFNAAANFFYKLWKVFAKDVSATLDLTLLFAESLHRLFSAQASELNLQQRLHHNNTNEDASSAQQQHQCAVGFESVSKLYRMAFDLILSDSAATKLVGSFDESWITHLSRKVKFFEGEARQRQSSILPNSKRPKTLSLVQSCRLDHDAESVTEKLVRGICCMISLLQSCLDHDVNPVLEKNTRKFCKSRDMSIPKHHRIPYLDLLLSEYSSFKIIDNGKLVSSPWNMPPPYPINLAILSASSFSDMLAIPLKKSEPLDLYHPLHSYVALEYSESEAKRVEGLFQMLHKLRSEMQRDDLSLPIRRDCLIRYFKCLCMVEPLFPMTNSPSPPIFVWYNAFNPQENSSQHNIHLEKASVLFNLGALCTHITLSCDLTTDQGLHLAVDTLNDASYWFFILWKHEAEKASATIDLSVNCVELLREIITAQIDELKWNYPPSHCCSALSESL, translated from the exons ATGAGCAACGTTAATCCGAACCCGGAAAGGGTGCTGGCAATCCCTGTGAAGAAGAGTGATCCGGTGGGTCTGTACCGGCCGTTACGCAAGTTCGTAGCCACAAAATATTCAGAGAGCGATGCACAGAAAGTGGAAAGCATTCTCGAAACCCTAAACAACTGCCGCAGGGACATGGTGGAGCGAGGGGACCTCTCCCTTCCCATGCAACGTGACTGCCTCGTCCACTACTTCAAATGTCTCTGCATGGTTGAGCCACTCTTCACCGCTATCTCCTCCGATGCCGACGCCGACCCCATCATCTTTGTCTGGTACGACGCCTTCTCCTCTGAGCGTGAGAATGGGGTCTCCTCGCAGCGCAACAGCATCCAATTGGAGAAGGCTGCTGTTATCTTCAACCTTGGCGCCATCTGCAGCCAGATTGGGGCCTCTTGCGACCGCACCACCGCCCTTGGCCGTCACCTTGCAATGGACGCATTCAATGCCGCCGCCAACTTCTTCTACAAACTCTGGAAGGTTTTTGCCAAGGACGTCTCCGCCACTCTCGACTTGACTCTACTCTTCGCCGAGAGTCTGCACCGCCTCTTCTCCGCTCAGGCCTCGGAGCTCAACTTACAGCAACGACTTCACCACAACAACACAAATGAAGACGCCAGTTCCGCTCAACAACAACATCAATGTGCCGTTGGGTTTGAATCG GTTTCTAAGCTTTATCGAATGGCATTTGATCTGATACTAAGTGATTCGGCTGCAACCAAACTTGTTGGCTCATTTGACGAATCCTGGATAACACATCTTTCTCGGAAGGTGAAATTCTTTGAGGGGGAGGCTCGTCAGAGGCAATCATCCATCCTACCCAATTCCAAGCGACCTAAAACATTGTCATTGGTTCAATCTTGTCGTCTTGATCATGATGCAGAATCTGTCACTGAAAAATTAGTTAGAGGGATTTGTTGCATGATTTCATTGTTACAATCTTGTCTTGATCATGATGTAAATCCTGTCCTTGAAAAGAACACTAGAAAGTTTTGCAAGTCCAGGGACATGTCTATACCCAAGCACCATAGAATCCCATACCTTGACCTCCTCCTCTCTGAGTACAGCTCTTTCAAGATTATTGACAATGGAAAGCTAGTGTCCAGCCCGTGGAACATGCCTCCTCCTTATCCAATAAATTTGGCCATCCTCTCAGCTTCGTCTTTCTCAGATATGCTGGCAATCCCTTTGAAGAAGAGTGAGCCCTTGGACCTCTATCATCCCCTTCACAGTTATGTTGCCCTTGAATACTCGGAGAGTGAGGCAAAGAGAGTAGAAGGCCTTTTCCAAATGCTACATAAATTGCGCAGTGAAATGCAGCGTGATGACCTCTCTCTACCCATTCGCCGTGACTGCCTTATCCGCTATTTCAAATGCCTTTGCATGGTTGAGCCTTTGTTCCCCATGACTAACTCACCCAGTCCACCTATCTTTGTTTGGTACAATGCCTTCAACCCACAAGAGAATTCTTCCCAGCACAACATCCATTTGGAAAAGGCCTCTGTTCTCTTCAACTTGGGAGCCCTCTGCACCCACATTACTCTCTCCTGCGATCTTACCACCGACCAAGGCCTTCACCTTGCCGTGGACACCTTAAACGATGCTTCGTATTGGTTCTTCATACTGTGGAAGCATGAGGCAGAGAAGGCATCTGCCACCATTGACTTGTCAGTAAACTGCGTCGAGCTGCTTCGCGAGATAATAACCGCTCAGATTGACGAATTGAAATGGAATTATCCTCCTTCCCATT GTTGCTCAGCATTATCGGAAAGCTTATGA
- the LOC107606428 gene encoding uncharacterized protein LOC107606428 isoform X1, with the protein MSNVNPNPERVLAIPVKKSDPVGLYRPLRKFVATKYSESDAQKVESILETLNNCRRDMVERGDLSLPMQRDCLVHYFKCLCMVEPLFTAISSDADADPIIFVWYDAFSSERENGVSSQRNSIQLEKAAVIFNLGAICSQIGASCDRTTALGRHLAMDAFNAAANFFYKLWKVFAKDVSATLDLTLLFAESLHRLFSAQASELNLQQRLHHNNTNEDASSAQQQHQCAVGFESVSKLYRMAFDLILSDSAATKLVGSFDESWITHLSRKVKFFEGEARQRQSSILPNSKRPKTLSLVQSCRLDHDAESVTEKLVRGICCMISLLQSCLDHDVNPVLEKNTRKFCKSRDMSIPKHHRIPYLDLLLSEYSSFKIIDNGKLVSSPWNMPPPYPINLAILSASSFSDMLAIPLKKSEPLDLYHPLHSYVALEYSESEAKRVEGLFQMLHKLRSEMQRDDLSLPIRRDCLIRYFKCLCMVEPLFPMTNSPSPPIFVWYNAFNPQENSSQHNIHLEKASVLFNLGALCTHITLSCDLTTDQGLHLAVDTLNDASYWFFILWKHEAEKASATIDLSVNCVELLREIITAQIDELKWNYPPSHCNSHSYRSSLPAYPVAQHYRKAYDMSTFGPLAENLVQSSIPQFLESKKKTCLVKTGSSVTEQFLLGYCEAQSLLQEGCQTSCLDLFSVVGSFKIKDGNLVANLRGSNVAIVGDEVPDTQIEQLICICFAKCE; encoded by the exons ATGAGCAACGTTAATCCGAACCCGGAAAGGGTGCTGGCAATCCCTGTGAAGAAGAGTGATCCGGTGGGTCTGTACCGGCCGTTACGCAAGTTCGTAGCCACAAAATATTCAGAGAGCGATGCACAGAAAGTGGAAAGCATTCTCGAAACCCTAAACAACTGCCGCAGGGACATGGTGGAGCGAGGGGACCTCTCCCTTCCCATGCAACGTGACTGCCTCGTCCACTACTTCAAATGTCTCTGCATGGTTGAGCCACTCTTCACCGCTATCTCCTCCGATGCCGACGCCGACCCCATCATCTTTGTCTGGTACGACGCCTTCTCCTCTGAGCGTGAGAATGGGGTCTCCTCGCAGCGCAACAGCATCCAATTGGAGAAGGCTGCTGTTATCTTCAACCTTGGCGCCATCTGCAGCCAGATTGGGGCCTCTTGCGACCGCACCACCGCCCTTGGCCGTCACCTTGCAATGGACGCATTCAATGCCGCCGCCAACTTCTTCTACAAACTCTGGAAGGTTTTTGCCAAGGACGTCTCCGCCACTCTCGACTTGACTCTACTCTTCGCCGAGAGTCTGCACCGCCTCTTCTCCGCTCAGGCCTCGGAGCTCAACTTACAGCAACGACTTCACCACAACAACACAAATGAAGACGCCAGTTCCGCTCAACAACAACATCAATGTGCCGTTGGGTTTGAATCG GTTTCTAAGCTTTATCGAATGGCATTTGATCTGATACTAAGTGATTCGGCTGCAACCAAACTTGTTGGCTCATTTGACGAATCCTGGATAACACATCTTTCTCGGAAGGTGAAATTCTTTGAGGGGGAGGCTCGTCAGAGGCAATCATCCATCCTACCCAATTCCAAGCGACCTAAAACATTGTCATTGGTTCAATCTTGTCGTCTTGATCATGATGCAGAATCTGTCACTGAAAAATTAGTTAGAGGGATTTGTTGCATGATTTCATTGTTACAATCTTGTCTTGATCATGATGTAAATCCTGTCCTTGAAAAGAACACTAGAAAGTTTTGCAAGTCCAGGGACATGTCTATACCCAAGCACCATAGAATCCCATACCTTGACCTCCTCCTCTCTGAGTACAGCTCTTTCAAGATTATTGACAATGGAAAGCTAGTGTCCAGCCCGTGGAACATGCCTCCTCCTTATCCAATAAATTTGGCCATCCTCTCAGCTTCGTCTTTCTCAGATATGCTGGCAATCCCTTTGAAGAAGAGTGAGCCCTTGGACCTCTATCATCCCCTTCACAGTTATGTTGCCCTTGAATACTCGGAGAGTGAGGCAAAGAGAGTAGAAGGCCTTTTCCAAATGCTACATAAATTGCGCAGTGAAATGCAGCGTGATGACCTCTCTCTACCCATTCGCCGTGACTGCCTTATCCGCTATTTCAAATGCCTTTGCATGGTTGAGCCTTTGTTCCCCATGACTAACTCACCCAGTCCACCTATCTTTGTTTGGTACAATGCCTTCAACCCACAAGAGAATTCTTCCCAGCACAACATCCATTTGGAAAAGGCCTCTGTTCTCTTCAACTTGGGAGCCCTCTGCACCCACATTACTCTCTCCTGCGATCTTACCACCGACCAAGGCCTTCACCTTGCCGTGGACACCTTAAACGATGCTTCGTATTGGTTCTTCATACTGTGGAAGCATGAGGCAGAGAAGGCATCTGCCACCATTGACTTGTCAGTAAACTGCGTCGAGCTGCTTCGCGAGATAATAACCGCTCAGATTGACGAATTGAAATGGAATTATCCTCCTTCCCATTGTAATTCCCATTCTTATCGATCATCATTACCTGCATATCCA GTTGCTCAGCATTATCGGAAAGCTTATGATATGTCGACATTTGGGCCTTTGGCTGAGAATCTTGTTCAATCCTCAATACCTCAATTTCTTGAGTCGAAGAAGAAAACCTGCCTTGTTAAAACTGGTTCCAGTGTCACTGAACAATTTCTTTTGGGGTATTGTGAGGCTCAATCCCTGCTTCAAGAGGGATGTCAAACATCATGCTTGGACCTTTTCTCCGTGGTTGGCTCTTTCAAGATTAAGGATGGAAATCTTGTGGCTAACCTTAGAGGCAGTAATGTTGCCATTGTAGGAGATGAGGTCCCAG ATACACAGATAGAGCAACTAATATGCATATGTTTTGCTAAATGTGAATGA
- the LOC107606428 gene encoding uncharacterized protein LOC107606428 isoform X2 → MSNVNPNPERVLAIPVKKSDPVGLYRPLRKFVATKYSESDAQKVESILETLNNCRRDMVERGDLSLPMQRDCLVHYFKCLCMVEPLFTAISSDADADPIIFVWYDAFSSERENGVSSQRNSIQLEKAAVIFNLGAICSQIGASCDRTTALGRHLAMDAFNAAANFFYKLWKVFAKDVSATLDLTLLFAESLHRLFSAQASELNLQQRLHHNNTNEDASSAQQQHQCAVGFESVSKLYRMAFDLILSDSAATKLVGSFDESWITHLSRKVKFFEGEARQRQSSILPNSKRPKTLSLVQSCRLDHDAESVTEKLVRGICCMISLLQSCLDHDVNPVLEKNTRKFCKSRDMSIPKHHRIPYLDLLLSEYSSFKIIDNGKLVSSPWNMPPPYPINLAILSASSFSDMLAIPLKKSEPLDLYHPLHSYVALEYSESEAKRVEGLFQMLHKLRSEMQRDDLSLPIRRDCLIRYFKCLCMVEPLFPMTNSPSPPIFVWYNAFNPQENSSQHNIHLEKASVLFNLGALCTHITLSCDLTTDQGLHLAVDTLNDASYWFFILWKHEAEKASATIDLSVNCVELLREIITAQIDELKWNYPPSHCNSHSYRSSLPAYPVAQHYRKAYDMSTFGPLAENLVQSSIPQFLESKKKTCLVKTGSSVTEQFLLGYCEAQSLLQEGCQTSCLDLFSVVGSFKIKDGNLVANLRGSNVAIVGDEVPGDHTTTVTSP, encoded by the exons ATGAGCAACGTTAATCCGAACCCGGAAAGGGTGCTGGCAATCCCTGTGAAGAAGAGTGATCCGGTGGGTCTGTACCGGCCGTTACGCAAGTTCGTAGCCACAAAATATTCAGAGAGCGATGCACAGAAAGTGGAAAGCATTCTCGAAACCCTAAACAACTGCCGCAGGGACATGGTGGAGCGAGGGGACCTCTCCCTTCCCATGCAACGTGACTGCCTCGTCCACTACTTCAAATGTCTCTGCATGGTTGAGCCACTCTTCACCGCTATCTCCTCCGATGCCGACGCCGACCCCATCATCTTTGTCTGGTACGACGCCTTCTCCTCTGAGCGTGAGAATGGGGTCTCCTCGCAGCGCAACAGCATCCAATTGGAGAAGGCTGCTGTTATCTTCAACCTTGGCGCCATCTGCAGCCAGATTGGGGCCTCTTGCGACCGCACCACCGCCCTTGGCCGTCACCTTGCAATGGACGCATTCAATGCCGCCGCCAACTTCTTCTACAAACTCTGGAAGGTTTTTGCCAAGGACGTCTCCGCCACTCTCGACTTGACTCTACTCTTCGCCGAGAGTCTGCACCGCCTCTTCTCCGCTCAGGCCTCGGAGCTCAACTTACAGCAACGACTTCACCACAACAACACAAATGAAGACGCCAGTTCCGCTCAACAACAACATCAATGTGCCGTTGGGTTTGAATCG GTTTCTAAGCTTTATCGAATGGCATTTGATCTGATACTAAGTGATTCGGCTGCAACCAAACTTGTTGGCTCATTTGACGAATCCTGGATAACACATCTTTCTCGGAAGGTGAAATTCTTTGAGGGGGAGGCTCGTCAGAGGCAATCATCCATCCTACCCAATTCCAAGCGACCTAAAACATTGTCATTGGTTCAATCTTGTCGTCTTGATCATGATGCAGAATCTGTCACTGAAAAATTAGTTAGAGGGATTTGTTGCATGATTTCATTGTTACAATCTTGTCTTGATCATGATGTAAATCCTGTCCTTGAAAAGAACACTAGAAAGTTTTGCAAGTCCAGGGACATGTCTATACCCAAGCACCATAGAATCCCATACCTTGACCTCCTCCTCTCTGAGTACAGCTCTTTCAAGATTATTGACAATGGAAAGCTAGTGTCCAGCCCGTGGAACATGCCTCCTCCTTATCCAATAAATTTGGCCATCCTCTCAGCTTCGTCTTTCTCAGATATGCTGGCAATCCCTTTGAAGAAGAGTGAGCCCTTGGACCTCTATCATCCCCTTCACAGTTATGTTGCCCTTGAATACTCGGAGAGTGAGGCAAAGAGAGTAGAAGGCCTTTTCCAAATGCTACATAAATTGCGCAGTGAAATGCAGCGTGATGACCTCTCTCTACCCATTCGCCGTGACTGCCTTATCCGCTATTTCAAATGCCTTTGCATGGTTGAGCCTTTGTTCCCCATGACTAACTCACCCAGTCCACCTATCTTTGTTTGGTACAATGCCTTCAACCCACAAGAGAATTCTTCCCAGCACAACATCCATTTGGAAAAGGCCTCTGTTCTCTTCAACTTGGGAGCCCTCTGCACCCACATTACTCTCTCCTGCGATCTTACCACCGACCAAGGCCTTCACCTTGCCGTGGACACCTTAAACGATGCTTCGTATTGGTTCTTCATACTGTGGAAGCATGAGGCAGAGAAGGCATCTGCCACCATTGACTTGTCAGTAAACTGCGTCGAGCTGCTTCGCGAGATAATAACCGCTCAGATTGACGAATTGAAATGGAATTATCCTCCTTCCCATTGTAATTCCCATTCTTATCGATCATCATTACCTGCATATCCA GTTGCTCAGCATTATCGGAAAGCTTATGATATGTCGACATTTGGGCCTTTGGCTGAGAATCTTGTTCAATCCTCAATACCTCAATTTCTTGAGTCGAAGAAGAAAACCTGCCTTGTTAAAACTGGTTCCAGTGTCACTGAACAATTTCTTTTGGGGTATTGTGAGGCTCAATCCCTGCTTCAAGAGGGATGTCAAACATCATGCTTGGACCTTTTCTCCGTGGTTGGCTCTTTCAAGATTAAGGATGGAAATCTTGTGGCTAACCTTAGAGGCAGTAATGTTGCCATTGTAGGAGATGAGGTCCCAGGAGACCATACCACCACAGTAACATCACCATAG
- the LOC107608673 gene encoding red chlorophyll catabolite reductase, chloroplastic isoform X1, which translates to MFLFDCLRSINYSCLKLLLLLLIKSFKIYCLYLNNFFYCAAEMSFAFSIAVNPRPLSVSCSLMDSNNNNNKFMEFPFVSSPHKSLMVDLVSTLENRFHSHLLPSTLPNHVRHYQSQTGSAQASLHIRAAHPHSPIDFVLGSWVHSELPTGGSFDITSLSAYLNTSTDAPNFVFEIIRSSPTTLILILDLPPRKDPVLWPNYLQTFYDDTQLDAHRQALHTLPEVQPYFSSSLFIRAVSSPTGILVRIQTENGGQERMEEIIAKHLDPVSKQVLEIWLDKCASANREVGDEEREYLKKRDGVIRNKTIEVDLGSSFPRLFGPEVANRVLDVIKDYFTVS; encoded by the exons ATGTTCTTGTTTGATTGTTTGAGATCAATTAATTATTCTTGTTTAAAACTATTGCTTCTGTTGTTAATCAAATcctttaaaatttattgtttgtATTTAAACAATTTTTTCTATTGTGCTGCCGAGATGAGTTTCGCCTTCTCCATTGCAGTAAACCCTAG GCCTTTATCTGTCTCTTGCTCTCTAATGGattccaacaacaacaacaacaaattcaTGGAGTTCCCTTTCGTTTCTTCTCCACACAAGAGTCTCATGGTTGATCTTGTTTCCACACTGGAGAATCGATTTCACTCGCATCTTCTTCCTTCCACACTCCCCAACCATGTTCGCCATTACCAAAGCCAGACTGGTTCTGCACAAGCCTCTCTCCATATTAGAGCTGCTCATCCTCACTCCCCT ATAGATTTTGTGCTGGGAAGTTGGGTGCATTCAGAGCTACCAACAGGAGGATCCTTTGATATCACAAGTCTTTCAGCTTATCTCAACACTTCAACTGATGCACCAAACTTTGTCTTTGAAATCATCCGCAGCAGCCCTACAACTCTAATCCTCATCCTCGATTTGCCTCCCCGAAAAGACCCCGTACTTTGGCCAAATTACCTACAAACATTCTATGATGACACTCAGCTTGATGCACATAGGCAGGCCCTACATACACTCCCTGAGGTTCAACCTTATTTCTCCTCGTCACTTTTCATCCGCGCCGTTTCCTCCCCTACCGGTATCCTAGTCCGAATTCAAACAGAGAATGGTGGGCAGGAGCGGATGGAGGAGATAATTGCCAAGCACCTGGACCCCGTTTCGAAGCAGGTGCTTGAAATATGGCTGGACAAgtgtgcctctgcaaacagagaAGTAGGAGATGAAGAAAGAGAGTATCTGAAGAAAAGGGATGGTGTGATTAGAAACAAGACCATAGAGGTTGATCTTGGTTCAAGCTTTCCAAGGTTGTTTGGTCCAGAAGTAGCAAACCGGGTACTTGATGTGATCAAGGACTATTTTACAGTCTCATGA
- the LOC107608673 gene encoding red chlorophyll catabolite reductase, chloroplastic isoform X2, whose amino-acid sequence MHQKRRPLSVSCSLMDSNNNNNKFMEFPFVSSPHKSLMVDLVSTLENRFHSHLLPSTLPNHVRHYQSQTGSAQASLHIRAAHPHSPIDFVLGSWVHSELPTGGSFDITSLSAYLNTSTDAPNFVFEIIRSSPTTLILILDLPPRKDPVLWPNYLQTFYDDTQLDAHRQALHTLPEVQPYFSSSLFIRAVSSPTGILVRIQTENGGQERMEEIIAKHLDPVSKQVLEIWLDKCASANREVGDEEREYLKKRDGVIRNKTIEVDLGSSFPRLFGPEVANRVLDVIKDYFTVS is encoded by the exons ATGCATCAAAAGAGAAG GCCTTTATCTGTCTCTTGCTCTCTAATGGattccaacaacaacaacaacaaattcaTGGAGTTCCCTTTCGTTTCTTCTCCACACAAGAGTCTCATGGTTGATCTTGTTTCCACACTGGAGAATCGATTTCACTCGCATCTTCTTCCTTCCACACTCCCCAACCATGTTCGCCATTACCAAAGCCAGACTGGTTCTGCACAAGCCTCTCTCCATATTAGAGCTGCTCATCCTCACTCCCCT ATAGATTTTGTGCTGGGAAGTTGGGTGCATTCAGAGCTACCAACAGGAGGATCCTTTGATATCACAAGTCTTTCAGCTTATCTCAACACTTCAACTGATGCACCAAACTTTGTCTTTGAAATCATCCGCAGCAGCCCTACAACTCTAATCCTCATCCTCGATTTGCCTCCCCGAAAAGACCCCGTACTTTGGCCAAATTACCTACAAACATTCTATGATGACACTCAGCTTGATGCACATAGGCAGGCCCTACATACACTCCCTGAGGTTCAACCTTATTTCTCCTCGTCACTTTTCATCCGCGCCGTTTCCTCCCCTACCGGTATCCTAGTCCGAATTCAAACAGAGAATGGTGGGCAGGAGCGGATGGAGGAGATAATTGCCAAGCACCTGGACCCCGTTTCGAAGCAGGTGCTTGAAATATGGCTGGACAAgtgtgcctctgcaaacagagaAGTAGGAGATGAAGAAAGAGAGTATCTGAAGAAAAGGGATGGTGTGATTAGAAACAAGACCATAGAGGTTGATCTTGGTTCAAGCTTTCCAAGGTTGTTTGGTCCAGAAGTAGCAAACCGGGTACTTGATGTGATCAAGGACTATTTTACAGTCTCATGA
- the LOC107608673 gene encoding red chlorophyll catabolite reductase, chloroplastic isoform X3, with the protein MDSNNNNNKFMEFPFVSSPHKSLMVDLVSTLENRFHSHLLPSTLPNHVRHYQSQTGSAQASLHIRAAHPHSPIDFVLGSWVHSELPTGGSFDITSLSAYLNTSTDAPNFVFEIIRSSPTTLILILDLPPRKDPVLWPNYLQTFYDDTQLDAHRQALHTLPEVQPYFSSSLFIRAVSSPTGILVRIQTENGGQERMEEIIAKHLDPVSKQVLEIWLDKCASANREVGDEEREYLKKRDGVIRNKTIEVDLGSSFPRLFGPEVANRVLDVIKDYFTVS; encoded by the exons ATGGattccaacaacaacaacaacaaattcaTGGAGTTCCCTTTCGTTTCTTCTCCACACAAGAGTCTCATGGTTGATCTTGTTTCCACACTGGAGAATCGATTTCACTCGCATCTTCTTCCTTCCACACTCCCCAACCATGTTCGCCATTACCAAAGCCAGACTGGTTCTGCACAAGCCTCTCTCCATATTAGAGCTGCTCATCCTCACTCCCCT ATAGATTTTGTGCTGGGAAGTTGGGTGCATTCAGAGCTACCAACAGGAGGATCCTTTGATATCACAAGTCTTTCAGCTTATCTCAACACTTCAACTGATGCACCAAACTTTGTCTTTGAAATCATCCGCAGCAGCCCTACAACTCTAATCCTCATCCTCGATTTGCCTCCCCGAAAAGACCCCGTACTTTGGCCAAATTACCTACAAACATTCTATGATGACACTCAGCTTGATGCACATAGGCAGGCCCTACATACACTCCCTGAGGTTCAACCTTATTTCTCCTCGTCACTTTTCATCCGCGCCGTTTCCTCCCCTACCGGTATCCTAGTCCGAATTCAAACAGAGAATGGTGGGCAGGAGCGGATGGAGGAGATAATTGCCAAGCACCTGGACCCCGTTTCGAAGCAGGTGCTTGAAATATGGCTGGACAAgtgtgcctctgcaaacagagaAGTAGGAGATGAAGAAAGAGAGTATCTGAAGAAAAGGGATGGTGTGATTAGAAACAAGACCATAGAGGTTGATCTTGGTTCAAGCTTTCCAAGGTTGTTTGGTCCAGAAGTAGCAAACCGGGTACTTGATGTGATCAAGGACTATTTTACAGTCTCATGA